The nucleotide sequence GGGCCACCCATTCCGACTGCGGCCGGCCCTCGTTGTAGGCGGCGAAGTTGGCGCGATCATCGGTGGTGACGGCGTCACGGCGAACCAGCGCGTTGCCGGCATAGTCATCGGTGCCGCTGCCGAGGTCGATGTCTTCGTAAGCGACACCGGACGCCAGCGCCGCCTGGGTTGCGTTGAACAGGCGCTCGGCATCATCAAGGCGCAACTGGTTGGCGTTGGGCGCGGCGATGATGTTTTCCTGCTCGATCTTGAACCAGTCGACCGAGAAGCGCAGACCGTCGATCCACGGCACATCGACCACGGTGCCCAGCGTGTAGCCCTTCGATTCCTCCGGCGCGAGGTCAGAGTTGCCGGTGGTGGTCTGCAGGCGCTGGATCTGTCCATCTTCCGGCAGGCCGGTCACGTCTTGGCGATACGGGTCGGAGTAGGAACCCACCGAGGTCCGCGAGGGATAGTTGACAGCCGCCAGACTCGGGGCGCGGAAGCCTTCGTTGTACGAGCCGCGAATCATGATCTGGTCGATCGGGCGGTAGTCCAGGGTGAACTTCGGATTGGTGGTTCCGCCGAAGTCGCTGTACTCCTCATAGCGCACCGAGGCGCCGACGGACAGGCTGCGAATACCCCAAACGTCGTTGTACTCGGCGACCAGCGGAATCACGGTCTCGATGAAACCTGCAGCGACGGTACGGTCACCGATGATGTTGCCGACCGGGGAAGCCTGCATGAAGTCATTGTCGGCCGGGTCCAGGCCCAGGTCATTCTCGTAGTTGAGGCCGTGATACTGCGGACGCGTCAGCGAGTAGTCGTCCCAGCGATGCTCGGCGCCGATTGCCACCTGCAACGGGCCCGCCCACATATCGATCAGATCGCCGGTGACGCGGGCATCGACCGTGGCGAGAATGTCACGACCGGTCTGGATGAAATCCTGGGAGAACGGATCGATGGAATCCTGCGAGTTCACGTAGGCCGTGGTCGGCACCACCTGCCCATCGACCACACCGAAGTCGTAACCGAACGGGTTGTAGGAGCCGGACGAAATCGCATCAAGCACCGCGCTCTCGCGGATGGCGTTCTGCGAGACGTCCCGGGTGCCGGAGCGGGAGAACGTCGCGGCGGATTCCCAGGTCCAGCGGTCGTTGATCGCACCGCGCCCGCCCAGCACGAAGCGAAAGGCGTGCGTCTGGATCTTGACGGTTTCGTTGCCGTTGTCGACGAAGCGGTAGGACTGCAGCGTGATTTCCTGCGGATCGTCGGGGTTGAAGCGCGTGCCGTACGGGTTCCACGGGTTGTCGATGCCCAGCACGACATTGCGGTTGGACGAGGCACTGTAGGCAACCGGCGCACGCACCATCGTCGATTCCGCCGAATACATCATCAGTTCGCCGAACACCGTCAGATGATCGTTGACCTCATAGTCGAGCTGGTTGAACCAGTTCAGGCGCGTGGTTTCCGGCAAGGCATAGCCGACGTTGAAGTCGTAGTAGTAGTCAGAGGCGAAATCGCCATCGCGGGCCGGGACCTGATCACTGAACGCGGCGCCGGAAGCGGTCGGCACCAAATACATCGTCGATGTCGAATCACCGATGCGGTATGCGGGATAGGCGCTCGAGGAGCTGCGGTCGAAGAACCGGCCGGTCAGAGAATTGAAGCCTTCGGGTGCACGATCGACCTTGTTCGAGTCACCCATGACGTCCGCGCTCTTGGTCGCGTCGCGATCGTAGAGGTCAAAGGTCGAAATCCAGTGCATCTTGTCGTTGAGGTAATAGTCGCCGTGGGTCAGCGTGAGGCGACGGTCGTCACCCGATCCGATCTCCGCAAAGCCACCTTGTACCTGGATTTCGTTACCGACGTAGTTCGTATCGACGACGAAGTTGACGACACCGGCAACCGCATCGGAACCGTAGATCGAAGACGCACCGTCACGCAGCACGTCGACACGATCCAGACCCCGGACCGGCATCACGTTCGAGTTGACCGACAGCGCCGGAACCCCGTTCTCGTTCGCAGAAATACCATGCGCCGCCATGCGGCGGCCGTTGAGCAGGACCAGCGTGCTGCCGGACCCCAGGCCGCGCATCGCGATCGAAGCCACGTCACCGCGCGCACCGGCGCCGCCCTGAGTGGATTCGTTCAATGGCACGCCGGTGACCGCTGGCAGCGAAGTCAGCAGATCCACGGGCGAACCAGCATCGCGCAGGTCCATTTCCTCGCGG is from Gammaproteobacteria bacterium and encodes:
- a CDS encoding TonB-dependent receptor; protein product: MGTLLLAGIACAHAQEPAATAAEDVVMEEVVVTGTSIQRSDDAALPVTVMSREEMDLRDAGSPVDLLTSLPAVTGVPLNESTQGGAGARGDVASIAMRGLGSGSTLVLLNGRRMAAHGISANENGVPALSVNSNVMPVRGLDRVDVLRDGASSIYGSDAVAGVVNFVVDTNYVGNEIQVQGGFAEIGSGDDRRLTLTHGDYYLNDKMHWISTFDLYDRDATKSADVMGDSNKVDRAPEGFNSLTGRFFDRSSSSAYPAYRIGDSTSTMYLVPTASGAAFSDQVPARDGDFASDYYYDFNVGYALPETTRLNWFNQLDYEVNDHLTVFGELMMYSAESTMVRAPVAYSASSNRNVVLGIDNPWNPYGTRFNPDDPQEITLQSYRFVDNGNETVKIQTHAFRFVLGGRGAINDRWTWESAATFSRSGTRDVSQNAIRESAVLDAISSGSYNPFGYDFGVVDGQVVPTTAYVNSQDSIDPFSQDFIQTGRDILATVDARVTGDLIDMWAGPLQVAIGAEHRWDDYSLTRPQYHGLNYENDLGLDPADNDFMQASPVGNIIGDRTVAAGFIETVIPLVAEYNDVWGIRSLSVGASVRYEEYSDFGGTTNPKFTLDYRPIDQIMIRGSYNEGFRAPSLAAVNYPSRTSVGSYSDPYRQDVTGLPEDGQIQRLQTTTGNSDLAPEESKGYTLGTVVDVPWIDGLRFSVDWFKIEQENIIAAPNANQLRLDDAERLFNATQAALASGVAYEDIDLGSGTDDYAGNALVRRDAVTTDDRANFAAYNEGRPQSEWVAPVGALVETLTPFDNLDSSLIKGYDFNITYDLPSFSWGKVRLSTDWTYLDTFKRLGGADGSSATQLGIDGNARLRGSAALSWTNGAYAAGLSAYYIGEYADTGASISDAVYQELGQPGYVKTVDGVHYWKVDDTVTFNAFASKTFMSDSMLLDGLNLRLGVKNLTDEKPPLTSATSGYDASVYNSVAAGRVWTLRLSKTF